The following proteins come from a genomic window of Gopherus flavomarginatus isolate rGopFla2 chromosome 22, rGopFla2.mat.asm, whole genome shotgun sequence:
- the RAB42 gene encoding ras-related protein Rab-42, producing the protein MEPVPPPPVSHLNGNWHYQFRIILLGDSTVGKSSLLRRYAEGSFSPAPCPTVGVEFYSKMMELPPGIKVKLQLWDTAGQERFRCITRSFYRNAVGVLLVFDMTNRKSFEHIIEWYHEVASIQIMEKVIFLLIGHKSDLKSDCKISTEEAEGLAASLGIGFMETSAKSNTNVDLAFETLTNTIYEALKNKEIDLQEGWDGVKVIHKKTCNPQKKRRKPQEKCQC; encoded by the exons ATGGAGCCGGTGCCACCCCCTCCGGTCTCTCACCTGAATGGCAACTGGCACTACCAGTTCCGGATCATCCTCCTAGGGGATTCCACCGTGGGCAAGTCCTCCCTGCTAAGGCGCTATGCCGAGGGGTCCTTCAGCCCGGCTCCCTGCCCCACCGTGGGCGTGGAATTCTACAGCAAGATGATGGAGCTGCCTCCGGGCATCAAGGTGAAGCTGCAGCTTTGGGACACGGCCGGCCAGGAGAGATTCAG ATGCATCACCAGATCCTTCTATCGGAACGCTGTAGGAGTGCTGCTGGTGTTCGACATGACCAACCGTAAGTCCTTCGAGCACATCATTGAGTGGTACCATGAAGTGGCCAGCATCCAGATTATGGAGAAGGTCATCTTCCTCCTGATTGGTCACAAAAGTGACTTGAAATCAGACTGCAAAATCTCCACCGAAGAGGCAGAggggctggcagcctccctgggcATCGGTTTCATGGAAACATCTGCCAAAAGCAACACCAATGTAGACTTGGCCTTTGAGACGTTGACCAACACCATCTATGAGGCTCTGAAGAACAAGGAGATTGATCTTCAGGAAGGCTGGGACGGGGTGAAGGTGATTCACAAGAAAACCTGCAACCCCCAGAAGAAGAGGCGAAAACCGCAAGAAAAATGCCAGTGTTAA